Proteins from one Anastrepha obliqua isolate idAnaObli1 chromosome 2, idAnaObli1_1.0, whole genome shotgun sequence genomic window:
- the LOC129239492 gene encoding NADH dehydrogenase [ubiquinone] flavoprotein 1, mitochondrial-like, which produces MFLRNVSSNIPAAIVLQLRFKDTNPPTKDTKATPPGPPQSTKSPSPPPAGTKGTTPVPPQGAKPPKSPPPGTPPAQSKTTFGPLSDQDRVFTNLYGRHDWRLKGALKQGDWYKTREILLKGPEWIVNEIKTSGLRGRGGAGFATGLKWSFMSKPSDGRPKFLVVNADEGEPGTCKDREILRHSPHKLVEGCLLAGRAIGARAAFIYMRGEFYNEACNTQTAIAEAYNAGFLGKNACGSGFDFDVCLHRGAGAYVCGEETALIESLEGKAGKPRLKPPFPADVGVFGCPTTVNNVETISVSPTILRRGGKWFASFGRTRNSGTKLFTISGHVNKPCSVEEELSMPLKEIIERHGGGVRGGWDNLLAIIPGGSSTPIIPKKVAETVIMDFEGLMAAKTSLGTAAIIVMDKSTDVVKAIARLSAFYKHESCGQCTPCREGLAWINKIMQRFVSGRAKIEEIDMILEVTKQIEGHTICALADGAVWPVQGLMRHFRPEVEARIKQYEQKTRKKLTINRCESS; this is translated from the coding sequence ATGTTCTTGCGAAATGTTTCGAGTAACATCCCGGCTGCGATTGTCCTCCAGCTTCGTTTTAAAGATACTAACCCACCGACTAAAGACACCAAAGCAACTCCCCCGGGACCTCCACAGAGTACGAAATCTCCATCACCACCACCCGCGGGAACAAAAGGAACCACACCGGTCCCTCCCCAGGGCGCAAAACCACCAAAATCGCCACCACCTGGGACTCCTCCAGCTCAAAGCAAGACCACTTTTGGGCCCCTCTCAGATCAAGATCGCGTTTTTACAAATCTGTATGGACGTCACGATTGGCGGCTGAAAGGCGCGCTAAAGCAAGGTGACTGGTATAAAACTCGGGAAATATTGCTAAAGGGTCCTGAATGGatagtaaatgaaataaagacTTCTGGTTTGAGGGGTCGCGGTGGTGCAGGTTTTGCCACCGGCCTAAAATGGTCATTCATGAGCAAACCATCTGATGGCCGACCCAAGTTCCTTGTAGTGAATGCAGACGAAGGTGAGCCAGGCACTTGTAAAGATCGCGAAATATTGCGTCATAGTCCTCACAAACTTGTAGAGGGTTGCCTTTTGGCTGGACGTGCAATAGGTGCCCGCGCTGCGTTTATTTATATGCGTGGCGAATTCTACAACGAGGCATGCAACACGCAAACGGCCATTGCCGAGGCTTACAACGCCGGTTTTCTAGGGAAGAATGCTTGTGGATCTGGTTTCGACTTTGATGTCTGCTTACATCGCGGCGCCGGAGCATATGTGTGTGGAGAGGAGACGGCATTAATTGAGTCATTGGAAGGCAAAGCTGGCAAACCCCGATTAAAGCCACCTTTTCCTGCAGACGTTGGAGTCTTTGGTTGTCCTACTACAGTTAACAATGTGGAGACCATATCCGTATCACCTACTATTTTACGACGTGGTGGGAAGTGGTTTGCTAGTTTTGGTAGAACTCGGAATTCTGgtacaaaattatttaccaTTTCGGGACATGTCAATAAACCTTGTAGTGTTGAAGAGGAACTATCAATGCCGCTTAAGGAAATAATAGAACGACATGGGGGCGGAGTACGAGGCGGCTGGGACAATCTATTAGCCATTATACCTGGTGGTTCCTCAACACCAATCATACCAAAGAAAGTGGCTGAAACTGTCATTATGGACTTTGAAGGCCTTATGGCTGCAAAAACTTCCTTGGGAACTGCTGCCATTATTGTAATGGACAAGTCTACGGATGTGGTGAAAGCTATAGCACGCCTATCTGCTTTTTATAAGCACGAGAGCTGTGGTCAGTGCACACCTTGTCGGGAAGGCCTGGCttggataaataaaataatgcagcGGTTTGTTTCTGGCAGggcaaaaattgaagaaatcgaTATGATATTGGAAGTTACTAAGCAAATAGAAGGTCACAC